The following are from one region of the Actinoplanes sp. L3-i22 genome:
- a CDS encoding MurR/RpiR family transcriptional regulator, with amino-acid sequence MTSRGTPADRFDRNVQRRSAQVLKQRVLDQQRAEFDQALAWAAEHESIERAAALIVSARRRYLIGSGKSLSYASLLASDLSAGLSAVHLVDGVPLRALDVLSDIRQGDLLIAVSLERYRRETVDVAAAYVRHGGDLVLVTDAEDAPLAGIATARIVVGTGSASYVNSPTSIVLALHLLATLTIASSKGAGRRLRDRDALAAELGVYVGEPGATP; translated from the coding sequence GTGACCTCGCGGGGGACGCCCGCCGACCGCTTCGACCGCAACGTCCAGCGGCGCTCGGCGCAGGTGCTCAAGCAGCGGGTGCTGGACCAGCAGCGGGCCGAGTTCGATCAGGCGCTGGCGTGGGCCGCCGAGCACGAGTCGATCGAGCGGGCCGCGGCGCTGATCGTGTCGGCCCGCCGGCGGTACCTGATCGGCTCCGGCAAATCGCTCAGCTACGCGTCGCTGCTCGCGTCCGATCTGAGCGCCGGACTCTCCGCGGTGCACCTGGTCGACGGCGTGCCGTTGCGCGCGCTCGACGTGCTCAGCGACATCCGGCAGGGCGATCTGCTGATCGCCGTCTCGCTGGAGCGGTACCGGCGGGAGACGGTCGACGTCGCCGCCGCCTACGTCCGGCACGGCGGTGACCTGGTGCTGGTCACCGACGCCGAGGACGCGCCGCTGGCCGGGATCGCGACGGCGCGGATCGTGGTGGGGACCGGCAGCGCGTCGTACGTGAACTCGCCCACCTCGATCGTGCTGGCCCTGCACCTGCTCGCGACCCTGACCATCGCCAGCTCGAAGGGCGCCGGCCGGCGTCTGCGGGACCGTGACGCGCTCGCCGCCGAGCTCGGCGTCTACGTCGGCGAGCCGGGGGCGACACCATGA
- the menC gene encoding o-succinylbenzoate synthase, with the protein MIRISHVELRRVRLPLVRQFRTSSHAKRELEHILVAVTDQDGVTGWGEIASPSGPFYSAETVESCWAVARDHLTPLVTGVEWEHPAELAAVLARVRGNQFARAGFDMAAWALWSLRAGVPLARALGGTRERVAAGVSLGIEPTIDELLEQVAVRVVEGYQRVKLKIAPGWDVAPVRAVRAAFPVVPVHVDANGAYPAGEHGVFRELDALGLVMIEQPFAPRAFVAHAELQATLTTPICLDESVEEVDDLVTALRLGAGRILNIKVSRMGGLTPAVRAHDLAVAEGMPVWCGGMHEFGIGRAANVALSALPGFTLPSDVSGSDKYYARDVTTAPVVCEAGFVTVPEVPGLGWSPDPSFLAERTVALI; encoded by the coding sequence ATGATCCGGATCAGTCACGTGGAGCTGCGGCGGGTCCGGCTGCCGCTGGTCCGCCAGTTCCGGACCAGCTCGCACGCCAAGCGCGAGCTGGAGCACATCCTGGTGGCCGTCACCGATCAGGACGGCGTGACCGGGTGGGGCGAGATCGCGTCGCCGAGCGGGCCGTTCTACTCCGCGGAGACCGTGGAGAGCTGCTGGGCGGTGGCCCGGGATCACCTGACGCCGCTGGTCACGGGCGTGGAGTGGGAGCATCCGGCCGAGCTGGCGGCGGTGCTGGCGCGGGTCCGGGGGAACCAGTTCGCGCGGGCCGGGTTCGACATGGCGGCGTGGGCGCTGTGGTCGCTGCGGGCCGGTGTCCCGCTGGCGCGGGCACTCGGCGGGACCCGGGAGCGGGTGGCCGCCGGGGTCTCGCTGGGGATCGAGCCGACCATCGACGAGCTGCTCGAACAGGTCGCCGTGCGGGTCGTGGAGGGGTATCAGCGGGTCAAGCTGAAGATCGCGCCGGGGTGGGACGTGGCGCCGGTGCGCGCGGTGCGGGCGGCGTTCCCGGTGGTTCCGGTTCATGTCGACGCCAACGGCGCCTACCCGGCGGGGGAGCACGGCGTCTTCCGCGAGCTGGACGCGCTCGGCCTGGTGATGATCGAGCAGCCGTTCGCGCCCCGGGCGTTCGTCGCGCACGCGGAGCTGCAGGCGACCCTGACCACCCCGATCTGCCTGGACGAGTCGGTCGAGGAGGTGGACGACCTGGTCACCGCGCTGCGTCTGGGGGCCGGCCGGATCCTCAACATCAAGGTCTCGCGGATGGGCGGCCTCACCCCGGCGGTGCGCGCGCACGACCTGGCGGTGGCCGAGGGGATGCCGGTGTGGTGCGGCGGCATGCACGAGTTCGGCATCGGCCGCGCGGCGAACGTGGCGCTCAGCGCGCTGCCCGGGTTCACCCTGCCTTCGGACGTCTCCGGCTCGGACAAGTACTACGCCCGGGACGTCACCACGGCGCCGGTGGTGTGCGAGGCCGGATTCGTCACGGTTCCCGAGGTTCCGGGGCTCGGCTGGTCGCCGGATCCGTCGTTCCTGGCGGAGCGCACCGTCGCCCTGATCTGA
- a CDS encoding DUF4956 domain-containing protein has protein sequence MHRILLFGIDLLAVCVLVFGLYFPRHRRRDLVVAYLGVNVGVLAVAGSLSSSTAGAGLGLGLFGVLSIIRLRSTELDQHEVAYYFSALALGILGPLTVGETWLGPALMALILLVIYLGDHPRLFRSYQRQVLVLDAAYTDRTALIAQVERVLGARIHAVAVERVDLVNETTVVEVRYSTAAALVEAVR, from the coding sequence ATGCACCGGATCTTGCTCTTCGGGATAGATCTCCTGGCGGTGTGCGTGCTCGTCTTCGGACTCTACTTCCCCCGGCACCGCCGGCGGGACCTGGTCGTCGCCTACCTCGGGGTCAACGTCGGGGTGCTCGCGGTCGCCGGGTCGCTCAGCTCCAGCACGGCCGGCGCCGGCCTCGGACTCGGCCTGTTCGGGGTGCTGTCGATCATCCGGCTCCGCTCGACCGAGCTGGACCAGCACGAGGTGGCGTACTACTTCTCCGCGCTCGCGCTGGGCATCCTGGGGCCGCTGACCGTCGGCGAGACGTGGCTCGGGCCGGCCCTGATGGCCCTGATCCTGCTGGTCATCTACCTCGGTGACCACCCCCGGCTGTTCCGCTCCTACCAGCGGCAGGTGCTGGTGCTGGACGCCGCGTACACCGACCGGACCGCGCTGATCGCCCAGGTGGAACGCGTGCTCGGCGCCCGGATCCACGCGGTCGCCGTGGAGCGGGTCGACCTGGTCAACGAGACCACCGTGGTCGAGGTCCGCTACTCGACGGCCGCCGCCCTGGTCGAGGCGGTCCGATGA
- a CDS encoding polyphosphate polymerase domain-containing protein has translation MNALACLGAIALPELLEKAALQTRVDRKYVLSLDAALALLPGLDPATRVLEIDGNRTFRYRSVYFDTPDLVSFRLAAQRRRRRFKIRTRTYVDSGQCWLEVKTEGSRGGTVKSRLPYQLADQDTVDPGRWFVASVLGERAVAGLAPTLVTHYRRTTFYQPVGDSRATLDTDLSWTGADGAELRVPHLAVIETKTGAAASPVDRLLWAHGHRPARISKYATGLAALRPELPSAPWRRTLRRHLAR, from the coding sequence ATGAACGCGCTGGCCTGCCTCGGCGCGATCGCGCTGCCCGAGCTGCTGGAGAAGGCGGCGCTGCAGACCCGGGTCGACCGCAAGTACGTGCTCAGCCTCGACGCCGCGCTGGCCCTGCTGCCCGGGCTGGACCCGGCCACCCGGGTGCTCGAGATCGACGGGAACCGCACGTTCCGTTACCGGTCCGTCTACTTCGACACGCCGGACCTGGTGAGCTTCCGGCTCGCGGCCCAGCGGCGCCGGCGTCGCTTCAAGATTCGCACGCGTACGTACGTGGACTCCGGCCAGTGCTGGCTGGAAGTCAAGACCGAAGGGAGCCGGGGCGGCACCGTGAAGAGCCGCCTGCCGTATCAGCTCGCCGACCAGGACACCGTCGACCCGGGCCGCTGGTTCGTGGCGAGCGTGCTCGGCGAGCGGGCCGTCGCGGGGCTCGCGCCGACCCTGGTCACGCACTATCGCCGGACCACGTTCTATCAGCCGGTGGGTGACTCCCGGGCGACTCTCGACACCGACCTGAGCTGGACCGGGGCGGACGGCGCCGAGCTGCGCGTGCCGCACCTCGCGGTGATCGAGACCAAGACCGGCGCGGCGGCCTCCCCGGTCGACCGGCTGCTGTGGGCACACGGGCACCGTCCGGCCCGGATCTCCAAGTACGCGACCGGGCTCGCGGCTCTGCGCCCGGAGCTGCCGTCCGCCCCGTGGCGCCGCACCCTGCGCCGCCACCTCGCCCGCTAG
- a CDS encoding carbohydrate-binding domain-containing protein, translating into MPSIPRLVTPVAVAAAALALVSAPAQAAGTAAATALAANQASHDSAADRVWNESDVAAVTLTGSGASSTSANVTVSGTTVTIGAAGTYRFSGTLTNGQIVVNSTGDGIVRILLNGVTVTNSAAALNIVAADEALVYLPAGTTNRLTSSAGNALDSAADLTVDGTGSLAVASTAADGINSSDGLVIDAGTITVTAGDDAIRGKDYVIVNGGTITATAGGDGLKSDNAEDATRGYVYLGAGTAGVTATGDAITAETDVLLAGGAITAKSGGGSTVTPGDTSAKGLKAGVLVAISGGTASVDASDDGVHSDGAVTVDGGTTTVATGDDGVHAEAAVTVSAGTVNVTKSYEGVEGLKVYVTGGSVSATASDDAFNASDPAYGEMQNSPNALISITGGTVVVSGGTDGLDSNGALAIGGGTVVVSGSATRGGGEGGLDSNGALTITGGTVLSTGISASTSTLPSSGQGWVSVTFSANQAAGTIVHLATTSGTQIAAYKSTKAFKGVVFSSSQITRGTTYAVYTGGSVAGTAVGGGLYTGGTLSGTQVTTVTAGSQSSTRP; encoded by the coding sequence ATGCCCAGCATTCCCCGGCTGGTCACCCCGGTCGCGGTCGCCGCGGCCGCGCTCGCCCTGGTCAGCGCGCCCGCCCAGGCGGCCGGCACCGCGGCCGCCACCGCGCTCGCCGCGAACCAGGCGAGCCACGACAGCGCCGCCGACCGGGTCTGGAACGAATCGGACGTCGCCGCGGTCACCCTCACCGGCAGCGGCGCGAGCAGCACCAGCGCGAACGTCACGGTCTCGGGCACGACGGTGACGATCGGCGCGGCCGGCACCTACCGGTTCTCCGGCACGCTGACCAACGGCCAGATCGTGGTCAACAGCACCGGCGACGGCATCGTCCGCATCCTGCTCAACGGCGTGACCGTGACCAACAGCGCGGCCGCCCTGAACATCGTGGCCGCCGACGAGGCCCTGGTCTACCTGCCGGCCGGCACCACGAACCGGCTCACCTCGTCGGCCGGCAACGCGCTCGACTCGGCCGCCGACCTCACCGTCGACGGCACCGGCTCGCTGGCCGTCGCCAGCACCGCGGCGGACGGCATCAACAGCTCGGACGGCCTGGTCATCGACGCCGGGACGATCACCGTGACGGCGGGTGACGACGCGATCCGCGGCAAGGACTACGTGATCGTCAACGGCGGCACGATCACCGCCACCGCGGGCGGCGACGGGCTCAAGTCCGACAACGCCGAGGACGCCACCCGGGGATACGTCTACCTCGGAGCGGGCACCGCCGGCGTGACCGCGACCGGCGACGCGATCACCGCGGAGACCGACGTGCTGCTCGCCGGGGGCGCGATCACCGCGAAGTCGGGCGGCGGCAGCACGGTCACGCCCGGTGACACCTCGGCCAAGGGTCTCAAGGCCGGTGTGCTGGTGGCGATCAGCGGGGGCACGGCGAGCGTCGACGCCTCGGACGACGGGGTGCACTCGGACGGGGCGGTCACCGTCGACGGCGGTACGACCACGGTCGCCACCGGCGACGACGGGGTCCACGCCGAGGCGGCGGTCACCGTCTCGGCGGGCACGGTGAACGTGACCAAGTCGTACGAAGGGGTGGAGGGGCTCAAGGTCTACGTGACCGGGGGCAGCGTCAGCGCGACCGCCTCCGACGACGCGTTCAACGCGTCCGACCCGGCCTACGGCGAGATGCAGAACTCGCCGAACGCGCTGATCTCGATCACCGGCGGCACCGTCGTGGTCAGCGGCGGGACCGACGGGCTCGACTCCAACGGCGCGCTGGCCATCGGCGGCGGCACCGTGGTGGTCAGCGGGTCGGCCACCCGTGGCGGCGGCGAGGGCGGGCTGGACTCCAACGGGGCGCTCACCATCACCGGCGGGACGGTGCTCTCCACCGGAATCAGCGCCTCCACCAGCACGCTGCCCAGCTCCGGACAGGGCTGGGTGTCGGTCACGTTCAGCGCCAACCAGGCGGCCGGGACGATCGTGCACCTGGCGACCACGTCCGGGACGCAGATCGCGGCGTACAAGTCGACCAAGGCGTTCAAGGGCGTGGTCTTCTCGTCGTCGCAGATCACCCGGGGGACGACGTACGCGGTGTACACCGGCGGGTCGGTCGCCGGCACCGCGGTCGGTGGCGGGCTGTACACCGGGGGGACACTCTCCGGCACCCAGGTGACCACGGTGACCGCGGGCAGCCAGAGCAGCACGCGTCCCTGA
- a CDS encoding NB-ARC domain-containing protein: MAADPGDDLVERTTLQARLREWLYTGDVALHGPGGIGKSTLARQVTRELRDRFPGGVLWASIGQEATGPALAAVIADLILHLTGEPPGVVTPAQAGERLAAELAFRPPILLVVDDVWTPEQLAPFLDAGCRRLIITRVGGVLPVDLPRIDVGEMTHDDATALLTRDLPGLSLPDLGALLALTGRWPLLIAIANGMLRQGLSAHQLIDQLGAGGWVALDLTVPGERDRAVDGFVGAALDLLPETDRRRFLELGIFPEHGPIPDPVSDSLWSGTGGLSPLETDHLRTALSRLSLVRRTSEGLWMHDVLRAYLRNRLPDPEIAQVNRRLVEMSRPRSGGPWWTLPEADRYLWRHLGFHLREARWWDELFAAVTDLRRLAVQIPLLGVATAVADLARMPDPRAVALRARLSRSAHLLHPIRPAEALTDVLLARLAGAPEIAADVAALITAQRSRAGLIARWPLPDVGPDSLTRVIAGDAGWLDGVVISPNGDWIATAGDAGVITLHDWVDGAVTARITGHQGAVKALAVTFDGGYLVSGGSDGTLRAWEVARRQERVLWTANGEILGLAAAPGNHRIAAVSSTGELIVLDAAGNWRILGHQAGEKLVGCAFLDDDRVLTVSEEGAVAGHELRSGRRKALVAAGRAGVIGFAITPLWAAIGGIDGEIRVHPLREAGAVVTLGGHRGCLGAIVAFGDRIISGGEDGTVRVFDRYGGEVAVVRAHPSWVTGCAIGPDRRTLVTTGSDGSTRVWDLPRLVQETVGGPVDWVNTCSVQPSGASPVHSSGAALVSGGQDGVVRLWEGSASRPIWSWDEPVLRCAFGPDGTWLVAVCSNGTALLRNVGDAWADTMHAGAVDCAVTTDLFARWDARGELEIRSVTGPDVYRRAHEHPIRAAAFLPRDRMIIADAGGALVVWHYTKDRTRPVAHAASGEIRAIHQVADQVAVISGSGLELFDVRGLRPAAVASFPASASTSSSFSLGAATHGAISSDGEWLATTSSAGELRVWPLAGLGEDPEWQPVAAMRVDGELFECAWLPDSLDLHAAGRRGMYAFTFRPPRPLG, encoded by the coding sequence ATGGCCGCCGACCCCGGCGACGACCTGGTGGAACGCACCACGCTCCAGGCCCGGCTGCGGGAGTGGCTGTACACCGGTGACGTCGCCCTGCACGGGCCCGGCGGCATCGGCAAGTCCACGCTGGCCCGGCAGGTCACCCGGGAGCTGCGCGACCGCTTCCCCGGCGGCGTGCTCTGGGCGAGCATCGGCCAGGAGGCCACCGGCCCGGCGCTCGCCGCGGTCATCGCCGACCTGATCCTGCACCTCACCGGCGAGCCGCCGGGCGTCGTCACCCCGGCGCAGGCCGGCGAGCGCCTCGCCGCCGAGCTGGCGTTCCGCCCGCCGATCCTGCTGGTCGTCGACGACGTGTGGACCCCGGAGCAGCTCGCGCCGTTCCTCGACGCCGGCTGCCGCCGGTTGATCATCACGCGGGTCGGCGGCGTGCTCCCGGTGGACCTGCCCCGGATCGACGTCGGCGAGATGACCCACGACGACGCGACCGCGCTGCTCACTCGCGACCTGCCCGGACTGTCGCTGCCGGACCTCGGCGCACTGCTCGCGCTGACCGGCCGCTGGCCGCTGCTGATCGCGATCGCCAACGGGATGCTGCGCCAGGGCCTGTCCGCGCACCAGCTGATCGACCAGCTCGGCGCGGGCGGCTGGGTCGCGCTCGACCTGACCGTGCCGGGGGAGCGGGACCGGGCCGTCGACGGATTCGTCGGCGCCGCCCTGGACCTGCTTCCGGAAACGGACCGGCGGCGCTTTCTGGAACTGGGGATCTTTCCGGAGCACGGTCCGATTCCGGACCCCGTCTCCGATTCGCTGTGGTCCGGCACGGGCGGTTTGTCACCCTTGGAGACAGACCATTTGCGTACGGCGTTGAGCCGCCTTTCGCTCGTCCGGCGAACGTCCGAGGGTTTGTGGATGCATGACGTGCTCCGGGCGTACCTCCGCAATCGCCTGCCGGACCCGGAAATCGCGCAAGTGAATCGCCGCCTGGTGGAAATGTCCCGTCCGCGCAGCGGCGGGCCGTGGTGGACGCTGCCGGAAGCGGACCGCTACCTCTGGCGGCACCTGGGGTTTCACCTGCGCGAGGCGCGCTGGTGGGACGAGCTGTTCGCGGCCGTCACCGACCTGCGCCGGCTCGCCGTGCAGATTCCGCTGCTCGGAGTCGCCACCGCGGTCGCCGACCTGGCCCGGATGCCGGATCCGCGGGCCGTCGCGCTGCGGGCCCGGCTGTCCCGCAGCGCCCACCTGCTGCACCCGATCCGGCCGGCCGAAGCCCTGACCGACGTGCTGCTCGCCCGCCTCGCCGGGGCCCCGGAGATCGCCGCGGACGTCGCCGCGCTGATCACCGCGCAGCGCTCCCGGGCCGGGCTGATCGCCCGCTGGCCGCTGCCGGACGTCGGCCCGGACAGCCTGACCAGGGTGATCGCCGGGGACGCCGGGTGGCTGGACGGCGTCGTGATCTCGCCCAACGGCGACTGGATCGCGACCGCCGGCGACGCCGGGGTGATCACCCTGCACGACTGGGTGGACGGCGCGGTGACCGCCCGGATCACCGGGCACCAGGGCGCGGTGAAAGCGCTTGCGGTGACATTCGACGGCGGTTATCTGGTGTCCGGCGGCAGCGACGGAACGCTGCGCGCGTGGGAGGTGGCGCGGCGCCAGGAAAGGGTGCTGTGGACCGCCAACGGGGAGATTCTCGGGCTTGCCGCGGCGCCCGGAAATCACCGGATCGCCGCGGTGAGCAGCACCGGAGAATTGATTGTCCTCGACGCCGCCGGGAATTGGCGAATTCTCGGGCACCAGGCCGGCGAGAAGCTGGTCGGATGCGCTTTTCTCGACGACGACCGGGTGCTGACGGTCAGCGAGGAAGGCGCGGTGGCCGGGCACGAGCTGCGCAGCGGGCGGCGGAAGGCGCTGGTGGCGGCGGGTCGGGCCGGGGTGATCGGGTTCGCGATCACGCCGTTGTGGGCCGCGATCGGGGGCATCGACGGGGAGATCCGGGTGCATCCGCTGCGGGAGGCCGGAGCGGTGGTCACTCTCGGTGGGCATCGGGGCTGTCTGGGGGCGATCGTCGCGTTCGGTGATCGGATCATCTCCGGTGGGGAGGACGGGACGGTCCGGGTGTTTGACCGGTACGGGGGTGAGGTCGCGGTGGTCCGGGCGCATCCGAGCTGGGTGACCGGGTGCGCGATCGGGCCGGATCGGCGGACGTTGGTGACCACGGGGAGTGATGGGTCGACGCGAGTGTGGGATCTGCCGCGGTTGGTCCAGGAGACGGTCGGGGGGCCGGTCGACTGGGTCAACACGTGCAGTGTTCAGCCTTCGGGTGCTTCGCCCGTCCATTCTTCGGGCGCGGCGCTGGTCAGTGGTGGGCAGGACGGGGTGGTCCGGCTCTGGGAGGGCTCGGCGAGCCGGCCGATCTGGAGCTGGGACGAGCCGGTGCTGCGGTGCGCGTTCGGCCCGGACGGGACCTGGCTGGTCGCGGTCTGCTCCAACGGCACCGCGTTGTTGCGGAATGTCGGTGACGCGTGGGCGGACACCATGCACGCCGGCGCGGTCGACTGCGCGGTCACCACGGATCTCTTCGCGCGCTGGGACGCCCGGGGGGAGCTGGAGATCCGCTCGGTCACCGGGCCCGACGTCTACCGGCGGGCGCACGAACACCCGATCCGGGCGGCGGCCTTCCTGCCCCGCGACCGGATGATCATCGCGGACGCCGGTGGGGCCCTCGTCGTCTGGCACTACACCAAGGATCGGACGCGGCCGGTGGCGCACGCGGCCTCCGGCGAGATCCGGGCCATCCATCAGGTCGCTGATCAGGTCGCGGTGATCAGTGGGTCCGGCTTGGAGCTTTTCGACGTACGAGGTCTGCGGCCGGCCGCCGTGGCCTCGTTCCCCGCGTCGGCCTCGACGTCGTCCTCTTTTTCGCTCGGTGCGGCTACCCACGGTGCGATTTCCTCGGACGGGGAGTGGCTCGCGACCACCAGTTCGGCGGGTGAGCTGCGGGTATGGCCGCTGGCCGGGCTCGGCGAGGATCCGGAGTGGCAGCCGGTGGCGGCGATGCGGGTCGACGGCGAGTTGTTCGAATGCGCCTGGCTGCCGGACAGCCTCGACCTGCACGCGGCGGGCCGTCGTGGCATGTATGCCTTCACGTTCCGGCCACCTCGGCCGTTGGGGTGA
- a CDS encoding MFS transporter, with product MRVWITVGALALSTFLYVTIENLPIGLLPQLARGLGVSDSAAGLLVTAYGLVVVLTTLPLTRFAHRFGRRRLITFLLAVSVAGTVLSALAPSYPVLLGARIAVAMSQAVFWAVITPATAALVEPGRRGRAMSVLFGGSSIAPLLGIPAGTWLGQQTSWRVAFFALAGIGLVVLVVVAALMPELPPGGSDADRGTDPDPRRFGILLVTVALLVTGSFTAFTYVNQFLTEVSGVGESAVGPVLFVRGVAGLAGVLFAGWAAGRYAWPGLFGVVAMQAVALGGQFLFGGNVVVAIIAVSLTGAALSGSTVLQAALILRLAPGRTDSASAATSTAFNVGITAGAGLASLLVAGTGPRGPVLVGAAVTVLALATALIRTGRGARTGRREKPATTQEPAAA from the coding sequence ATGCGCGTGTGGATCACGGTCGGGGCGCTGGCGCTCTCCACCTTCCTGTACGTGACGATCGAGAACCTTCCGATCGGGCTGCTTCCCCAACTCGCCCGGGGGCTCGGCGTCAGTGACTCCGCCGCGGGACTGCTGGTCACCGCATACGGGCTGGTGGTCGTGCTGACCACACTGCCGCTGACCCGGTTCGCGCACCGGTTCGGGCGGCGCCGGCTGATCACGTTCCTGCTGGCCGTCTCGGTGGCCGGGACCGTGCTGTCGGCGCTGGCGCCGTCCTACCCGGTGCTGCTCGGCGCGCGGATCGCGGTCGCCATGAGCCAGGCCGTGTTCTGGGCGGTCATCACCCCGGCCACGGCCGCGCTGGTCGAGCCGGGCCGGCGGGGCCGGGCCATGTCGGTGCTCTTCGGGGGTAGCTCGATCGCGCCGCTGCTGGGCATCCCGGCCGGCACCTGGCTGGGGCAGCAGACGAGCTGGCGGGTCGCGTTCTTCGCACTCGCCGGGATCGGGCTCGTGGTCCTGGTCGTGGTCGCCGCGCTGATGCCGGAGCTGCCGCCCGGCGGGAGTGACGCCGACCGGGGCACCGATCCGGATCCGCGCCGGTTCGGGATTCTGCTGGTCACGGTCGCGCTGCTGGTGACGGGTTCGTTCACCGCGTTCACCTATGTGAACCAGTTCCTGACCGAGGTGAGCGGGGTCGGCGAGTCCGCGGTCGGCCCGGTGCTCTTCGTCCGGGGCGTGGCCGGGCTGGCCGGGGTGCTGTTCGCCGGGTGGGCGGCCGGGCGATACGCGTGGCCGGGCCTGTTCGGGGTGGTCGCGATGCAGGCGGTGGCGCTGGGCGGGCAGTTCCTGTTCGGCGGGAACGTCGTGGTGGCGATCATCGCGGTGTCGCTGACCGGCGCCGCGTTGTCCGGGTCCACAGTCTTGCAGGCCGCGCTGATCCTGCGGCTCGCGCCGGGCCGCACCGACTCCGCTTCGGCGGCCACGTCCACCGCGTTCAACGTGGGGATCACGGCCGGCGCCGGGCTCGCGAGCCTGCTGGTGGCCGGCACCGGCCCGCGCGGCCCGGTCCTGGTCGGCGCCGCGGTGACGGTGCTCGCCCTCGCCACCGCACTGATCAGAACCGGCCGCGGAGCAAGAACCGGCCGCCGCGAGAAACCGGCCACCACCCAAGAACCCGCCGCCGCCTGA
- a CDS encoding CGNR zinc finger domain-containing protein: protein MRIVGGHPALNLANTVEPRPPSPPLSDRATVPPTVIVETDHLTTPQALLAWALLAGVVTEPEAPLIAAAWALPLPTPPPAQPQPAQPQPAQPQSAQPQPAPAQPAPSPLEAGEAALADARALRALIDPVLAGARLPELTHRWSQAIARSELIADRARSELVADRAGADRAGADRAGAELVADREAPARAHSEPVAARDAGPAHLRVGTDPAWMIPDRLADALVDLVRTADRSRLRTCPLDEGGCGWLFLDRSRNGTRRWCSMEDCGTHVKARRLTERRRARRTGS from the coding sequence ATGCGGATCGTCGGCGGCCACCCGGCCCTGAACCTGGCCAACACGGTCGAGCCCCGCCCACCCAGCCCCCCGCTGTCCGACAGAGCGACGGTGCCGCCAACGGTGATCGTGGAAACCGACCACCTGACCACCCCGCAAGCCCTGCTGGCCTGGGCCCTCCTGGCCGGCGTAGTCACCGAGCCCGAAGCCCCACTAATCGCGGCAGCCTGGGCACTGCCCCTCCCAACACCCCCGCCCGCGCAGCCGCAGCCCGCGCAGCCGCAGCCCGCGCAGCCGCAGTCCGCGCAGCCGCAGCCCGCGCCTGCTCAACCTGCACCGTCGCCCTTGGAAGCGGGCGAGGCTGCCCTGGCCGACGCGCGCGCCCTGCGCGCCCTGATCGACCCGGTGCTGGCCGGCGCCCGACTCCCCGAGCTGACCCACCGCTGGTCCCAGGCAATCGCCCGCTCCGAACTCATCGCCGACCGCGCCCGCTCCGAACTCGTCGCCGACCGCGCCGGCGCCGACCGCGCCGGCGCCGACCGCGCCGGCGCCGAACTCGTCGCCGATCGCGAAGCCCCCGCGCGCGCCCACTCAGAGCCGGTCGCCGCCCGCGATGCCGGCCCAGCGCACCTCCGCGTCGGCACCGATCCGGCCTGGATGATCCCGGACCGGCTGGCCGACGCCCTGGTCGATCTGGTGCGCACGGCGGACCGCAGCCGCCTGCGAACCTGCCCACTCGACGAAGGCGGTTGCGGCTGGCTCTTCCTGGACCGCAGCCGCAACGGCACCCGCCGCTGGTGCTCGATGGAGGACTGCGGTACCCACGTCAAAGCCCGCCGCCTGACCGAACGCCGCCGAGCCCGCCGGACGGGGTCCTAG